A portion of the Corynebacterium jeikeium genome contains these proteins:
- a CDS encoding aldo/keto reductase, with translation MAYPDVYHADDNRYETMPYNRSGSTGLKLPAITLGLWHNFGDDRPLETQREILRTAFDHGVTHFDLANNYGPPQGSAEANFGRIMAKDFAPYRDEMIISSKAGWYMQDGPYGFGGSRKYLVASCDASLKRMGLDYVDIFYHHRPDPDTPIEETVAALDFLVRSGRALYVGVSSYSPELTRRAQKIARELGTPLTIHQPSYSMFNRWIEDELLATCADEGMGVIAFSALAQGLLTDRYLDGVPESSRLGAHKMNSGFLNDDTLTAIRELNAIASRRGQSLAQMAISWVLRRDEVTSALIGASSVKQLKNSLGALDAAPFSDEELAEIDKWAVDRGINQWQGATESV, from the coding sequence ATGGCTTATCCAGACGTGTACCACGCCGATGACAACCGCTATGAGACGATGCCGTACAACCGCTCCGGCAGCACGGGGCTGAAGCTTCCAGCCATTACGCTGGGACTTTGGCATAACTTTGGTGATGACCGGCCGCTGGAAACGCAGCGTGAGATTCTGCGCACCGCGTTCGACCACGGCGTCACGCACTTCGACCTCGCCAACAATTACGGCCCACCGCAGGGCTCTGCGGAGGCGAATTTCGGTCGCATCATGGCCAAGGATTTCGCTCCCTACCGCGATGAAATGATCATTTCTTCCAAGGCCGGTTGGTACATGCAGGATGGCCCCTACGGCTTCGGCGGCTCGCGGAAGTACCTCGTGGCCAGCTGCGATGCCTCGCTGAAGCGCATGGGCCTGGATTATGTGGACATTTTCTACCACCACCGCCCCGACCCGGATACGCCTATCGAGGAAACCGTCGCCGCCCTCGATTTCCTCGTCCGGTCGGGTCGCGCGCTCTACGTCGGCGTTAGCTCCTACTCCCCCGAGCTCACTCGCCGCGCGCAGAAAATTGCCCGTGAGCTGGGCACACCGCTGACCATTCACCAGCCGAGCTACTCCATGTTCAACCGCTGGATCGAGGACGAGCTGCTGGCAACCTGCGCCGACGAAGGCATGGGCGTCATCGCCTTTTCCGCGCTTGCGCAGGGGCTTCTCACCGACCGCTACTTGGATGGCGTGCCGGAGTCCTCGCGTCTCGGGGCGCACAAGATGAACTCGGGGTTCCTCAACGACGACACGCTCACCGCCATCCGCGAGCTCAACGCCATTGCTTCACGACGAGGCCAGTCCCTGGCACAGATGGCCATCTCGTGGGTGCTCCGCCGTGACGAAGTGACCTCAGCCCTGATCGGTGCATCCTCGGTGAAGCAGCTGAAGAACAGCCTCGGCGCCCTGGACGCTGCACCGTTTAGCGATGAAGAACTCGCGGAAATCGACAAGTGGGCCGTCGACCGCGGGATTAATCAGTGGCAGGGCGCTACGGAGTCTGTGTAG
- a CDS encoding LLM class oxidoreductase, whose protein sequence is MSSLFDLSDKPIDELPGYQRTFAPGRLTVGLSLPIEQDAEAEPRDALSNQIRLIQKVERAGIAAVWARDIPLRVETFGDVGQVYDPWMYLSYIAAHTTDIALGTGAVVVPFQHPLVMAKRAATLDRLSDGRFLFGVATGDRPEEFPAFNQDKGKRGERFREHIEVYEKALSTSYRPIRWSEGKMGGSDVVPKPLARRVPLLATGSCQQSLEWKAAHTDGWFMYHKGLEMQKKNIANWQEAVAQECGEGVFKPFLESLWIDLHEDPDAPAQGGHFGYRLGRNKLIELLQSQRQLGINHVSINFRTSKRDAEEQIDELIEYVLPALDELPTQTP, encoded by the coding sequence ATGAGCTCGCTGTTTGATCTTTCGGACAAGCCTATCGACGAACTACCCGGTTACCAGCGCACATTCGCGCCGGGCCGACTCACGGTAGGGCTGAGTCTGCCCATCGAGCAGGACGCCGAAGCCGAGCCCAGGGACGCGCTGAGCAACCAGATTCGGCTGATTCAGAAAGTCGAACGCGCAGGCATCGCGGCGGTCTGGGCACGCGACATCCCGCTGCGCGTGGAAACATTTGGCGACGTCGGCCAGGTCTACGACCCCTGGATGTACCTCAGCTACATCGCCGCACACACCACCGATATCGCGCTCGGCACCGGTGCAGTCGTCGTGCCCTTCCAGCATCCGCTGGTGATGGCCAAGCGCGCTGCCACACTGGACAGGCTTTCCGACGGCCGTTTCCTCTTTGGCGTTGCCACCGGTGACCGACCCGAGGAGTTCCCCGCCTTTAACCAGGACAAAGGCAAGCGCGGTGAGCGCTTCCGCGAGCATATCGAGGTCTATGAAAAGGCCCTCAGTACTAGCTACCGGCCCATCCGCTGGTCCGAGGGCAAGATGGGCGGATCCGATGTGGTGCCCAAGCCACTGGCACGCCGAGTTCCGCTGTTGGCCACTGGCTCCTGTCAGCAGAGCCTGGAGTGGAAGGCCGCGCATACCGACGGGTGGTTCATGTACCACAAGGGCCTGGAGATGCAGAAGAAAAACATCGCCAACTGGCAGGAAGCGGTGGCCCAGGAGTGCGGCGAGGGCGTGTTCAAACCCTTCCTGGAATCACTGTGGATTGACCTGCATGAAGACCCCGACGCCCCCGCGCAGGGCGGCCACTTCGGGTACCGCCTTGGCCGCAACAAGCTAATTGAGCTGCTGCAATCGCAGCGACAGCTCGGAATCAACCACGTCAGCATCAACTTTCGTACCTCGAAGCGGGATGCGGAAGAGCAGATTGATGAGCTGATTGAGTATGTGCTGCCGGCGCTCGATGAGCTCCCTACACAGACTCCGTAG